The Oceanisphaera avium genome includes a region encoding these proteins:
- a CDS encoding ureidoglycolate lyase translates to MIKTLKIEPLTKEAFAPFGDVIESVGRDHFMINNGSTERYHNVGEVQLDEDGKGIISIFRAKMLEYPLQVKMLERHPFGSQSFIPLFGHEFLLVVAPVGDGTMNIDPETVRCFRANARQGVNYHRNVWHHPIMALRDDDEFLVVDRTGPGNNCDEFFFDDSIKMTVELD, encoded by the coding sequence ATGATCAAGACGCTTAAAATAGAGCCGTTGACCAAAGAAGCGTTCGCTCCTTTTGGCGATGTTATCGAGTCTGTTGGCCGTGATCACTTCATGATCAACAACGGTTCTACCGAGCGCTACCATAACGTGGGTGAAGTGCAGTTAGATGAAGATGGAAAAGGTATCATCAGTATTTTCCGCGCCAAAATGTTGGAATATCCTCTGCAGGTGAAAATGCTGGAGCGCCATCCGTTTGGCTCACAGTCTTTCATCCCGTTGTTTGGTCATGAGTTTTTGTTAGTAGTGGCGCCAGTGGGCGATGGCACTATGAACATAGATCCTGAGACAGTACGTTGTTTCCGTGCTAACGCCCGTCAAGGTGTTAACTACCACAGAAACGTTTGGCACCACCCGATTATGGCGTTGCGTGATGACGACGAGTTCTTGGTTGTTGACCGTACCGGTCCTGGCAATAACTGCGATGAGTTCTTCTT
- the uraD gene encoding 2-oxo-4-hydroxy-4-carboxy-5-ureidoimidazoline decarboxylase: MSRFTTCTPSTMSRDEFVAAFADIYEHSPWVAEQTFDQGLTAEDDVIANLHRRMAGVMSNADKKAQLDLINAHPDLAGKAAQRGELTEASTNEQAGAGISECNAEEFARFTELNNAYKEKFQFPFIMAVKGSNRHQILAAFEERINNDYDTEFARAVNEINKIAEFRLNDM, from the coding sequence ATGAGCCGTTTTACTACCTGTACGCCTAGCACCATGAGCCGCGACGAATTTGTTGCCGCTTTTGCCGATATCTATGAGCACTCTCCTTGGGTTGCTGAGCAAACCTTCGATCAAGGTTTAACTGCTGAAGATGACGTTATTGCTAATTTACATCGCCGCATGGCCGGTGTAATGAGCAATGCTGATAAAAAAGCACAGCTTGATCTGATCAATGCTCACCCAGATTTAGCAGGCAAAGCCGCTCAGCGTGGTGAGTTGACTGAAGCCTCTACTAATGAGCAAGCCGGTGCTGGTATCAGCGAGTGTAACGCGGAAGAATTTGCCCGTTTCACCGAATTGAACAATGCCTATAAGGAAAAATTCCAATTTCCTTTTATCATGGCCGTTAAAGGTTCAAACCGTCACCAGATCTTGGCGGCGTTCGAAGAGCGTATTAATAACGACTACGACACCGAATTTGCTCGTGCGGTAAACGAAATCAATAAAATTGCTGAGTTTCGCTTAAACGACATGTAA
- the puuE gene encoding allantoinase PuuE: MSQKTDYPRDLVGYGANPPHAQWPNKARIAINFVLNYEEGGERNVLHGDGESEAFLSEMPTAVAFKDARHMSMESIYEYGSRAGVWRLLRLFKRYNIPMTIFAVATAIERYPEIAEAFKAEGHEICSHAYKWITYQFMSEEEEREHYHKAMEIFERVCGERPKGWYTGRDSPNTRKIVMEDEGILYDSDSYGDDLPYWVDNKGKGHLVIPYVMDTNDMRFGLNGYNNGEEFFQYLKDAFDVLYEEGADAPKMLSIGMHCRILGRPGRMAGLERFIKYARSHDHVWFTRRIDIANHWYEHHPYEGSK; this comes from the coding sequence ATGAGCCAAAAAACCGACTATCCCCGCGATCTCGTTGGGTATGGTGCTAACCCACCTCATGCCCAGTGGCCAAACAAGGCACGTATCGCCATAAACTTCGTATTAAACTACGAAGAAGGCGGCGAGCGTAACGTATTGCATGGTGATGGCGAGTCTGAGGCCTTCTTATCTGAAATGCCGACTGCCGTGGCGTTTAAAGATGCTCGTCATATGAGCATGGAATCTATTTATGAATACGGTAGCCGTGCCGGCGTATGGCGTTTGCTGCGTTTGTTCAAACGTTACAATATTCCGATGACTATTTTTGCGGTAGCCACTGCCATTGAGCGCTACCCAGAAATAGCCGAAGCGTTTAAGGCTGAAGGACACGAAATCTGTTCACATGCTTATAAGTGGATCACTTATCAGTTTATGAGCGAAGAAGAAGAGCGCGAGCACTATCACAAAGCCATGGAAATTTTTGAGCGCGTGTGTGGTGAGCGTCCAAAAGGTTGGTACACCGGCCGTGACAGCCCAAATACCCGCAAGATAGTCATGGAAGATGAAGGTATTCTTTATGACTCCGACTCTTATGGTGATGATCTGCCGTACTGGGTAGACAACAAGGGCAAAGGCCACTTGGTGATCCCGTATGTTATGGACACGAACGACATGCGTTTTGGCCTCAATGGCTATAACAATGGCGAAGAATTCTTCCAATATCTGAAAGATGCCTTCGACGTATTATACGAAGAGGGTGCGGATGCACCCAAGATGCTGTCCATTGGTATGCATTGTCGTATATTGGGTCGCCCTGGTCGTATGGCTGGTCTGGAGCGCTTTATTAAATATGCGCGCAGCCACGATCATGTGTGGTTTACCCGTCGTATCGATATTGCTAACCATTGGTATGAGCACCACCCTTATGAAGGAAGCAAGTAA
- the uraH gene encoding hydroxyisourate hydrolase has translation MGRLTTHILDASKGQPGSDIKIELYRVEEGEKTTLINTVYTNSDGRTDAPVLEGADYVPGKYQLVFHTGTYLRKQGVELLEPAFLDDVVIRFGLAAGQEHYHVPLLISPYSYSTYRGS, from the coding sequence ATGGGTAGATTAACGACACATATTCTCGACGCTTCTAAAGGTCAGCCAGGTTCAGATATTAAAATTGAACTGTATCGCGTTGAAGAAGGTGAAAAAACCACTTTAATCAACACTGTTTACACTAACAGCGATGGCCGTACCGATGCCCCTGTGCTAGAAGGCGCCGATTATGTGCCAGGTAAATACCAGTTGGTGTTCCACACCGGTACTTACTTACGCAAGCAAGGTGTTGAACTCCTTGAGCCGGCCTTTTTGGATGATGTTGTCATTCGTTTTGGTTTGGCTGCAGGCCAAGAGCACTATCACGTACCTCTGCTGATCTCACCTTATAGCTACTCTACTTACAGAGGCAGCTAA
- a CDS encoding NCS2 family permease: MENANKETIQQAATSSPPTGFLDKFFKLQAHGTSVKTELVAGLTTFLTMAYIIFVNPQIMSSTGMDPGAAFVATCIGAAIATLLMGLYANWPVGLAPGMGLNALFAYTVVGQMGYSWEVALGAVFWSGVIFTAMSFWKIREWVLDAIPESLRFAMTAGVGLFLGMVGLQSAGIIVANPATILSMGDLTTQNAFLSIVCFLGIAVLAHLRVFGAVLIGMLVVTLIGFFMGTVVYNGFFSMPPSLAPTFMKLDIMGALNVGMITVILAFLFVNMFDTAGTLMGVAERANLRNADGTIEGLGKSLKADSASSVIGTFVGCPPVTSYVESSAGVAAGGRTGLTAVTIAVLFVLAMFLQPLAAMIPTYATAGALLYVAFAMTSSLARINWEDYTEMAPAMITALMMPLTFSIANGIGMGFVSYAVLKLATGQRRQVSIGVYVLAVIFILKFAFMPA, encoded by the coding sequence ATGGAAAATGCCAATAAAGAAACAATACAGCAAGCAGCAACCTCCTCTCCTCCTACAGGATTTTTAGATAAATTCTTTAAATTACAAGCCCATGGTACTTCGGTAAAAACCGAACTGGTGGCCGGTTTAACTACCTTCCTCACTATGGCCTACATTATTTTTGTTAATCCACAAATTATGTCTTCTACGGGCATGGATCCGGGTGCCGCCTTTGTCGCCACCTGTATCGGTGCCGCTATTGCCACCCTACTTATGGGGTTGTATGCCAACTGGCCGGTAGGTCTTGCCCCAGGCATGGGCCTGAACGCCTTATTTGCTTATACAGTGGTTGGCCAAATGGGTTACAGCTGGGAAGTGGCGCTAGGCGCCGTGTTCTGGTCTGGCGTGATTTTCACTGCCATGAGTTTTTGGAAAATACGAGAATGGGTATTGGATGCCATTCCTGAGTCATTGCGCTTTGCTATGACCGCAGGTGTCGGCCTGTTCTTAGGCATGGTGGGCTTACAAAGTGCGGGAATTATTGTCGCTAACCCTGCCACTATTTTAAGCATGGGCGATTTAACCACCCAAAATGCTTTCTTATCTATCGTCTGTTTCTTAGGGATTGCGGTACTGGCTCACTTGCGAGTCTTTGGTGCCGTATTAATTGGCATGCTAGTGGTGACTTTAATTGGCTTTTTTATGGGCACTGTAGTGTATAACGGCTTTTTCTCTATGCCGCCCAGCCTAGCGCCGACCTTTATGAAACTGGATATCATGGGCGCACTCAATGTCGGCATGATCACCGTTATCTTGGCCTTCTTGTTTGTAAATATGTTTGATACCGCCGGCACCTTAATGGGGGTGGCCGAGCGTGCTAACTTGCGTAATGCAGATGGCACCATCGAAGGCTTAGGCAAGTCCTTAAAAGCCGACAGTGCTTCTTCCGTGATTGGTACTTTTGTCGGTTGCCCACCGGTCACCAGTTACGTTGAAAGCTCGGCAGGTGTGGCTGCCGGTGGACGGACAGGCTTAACTGCCGTGACCATAGCGGTATTATTTGTACTCGCTATGTTTTTACAACCGCTCGCCGCGATGATCCCCACTTACGCCACCGCCGGTGCGCTGTTATACGTGGCCTTTGCCATGACCAGTAGCTTGGCAAGAATTAATTGGGAAGATTATACCGAAATGGCGCCGGCTATGATTACCGCTTTAATGATGCCACTGACCTTCTCTATCGCCAATGGTATTGGCATGGGCTTTGTTAGCTATGCGGTGCTTAAGCTTGCCACTGGCCAAAGGCGTCAGGTATCGATTGGAGTTTATGTTTTGGCCGTGATCTTTATCTTAAAGTTTGCCTTTATGCCCGCCTAA
- a CDS encoding glycosyltransferase: MLETAIAPNKTSVLHELTEAHPSLAFYDMIVFCHLRWDFVYQRPQHLISRMSKHFKILMIEEPLGEGKDGEKSANLIKVKPQLFVLQPKVNTIEDIAELLPKYIRNEQIEVGWCYSPSFYPLVNKLTFNHLIYDCMDELSLFKGAPDALIKQEQLLLKKADVVFTGGKSLYESKKQLHNNVFCFPSSVDEAHFAKAKDIIAVPHDMKQIPKPIVGYFGVIDERIDFELMVAVATAMPHISFVMVGPLAKIHDSDLPRLPNLYYLGMKTYEELPTYLSQFDMAMMPFALNDATKFISPTKTLEYMAAGKPIISTRIKDVERDYHHCVTLIDNADDFSRALVAIEEQLESENKDYHEVLSRTSWDNTATNMYDIIKERTL; this comes from the coding sequence ATGTTGGAAACAGCCATTGCACCGAATAAAACTAGTGTTCTGCACGAGCTTACCGAAGCTCATCCATCATTAGCTTTTTACGATATGATAGTTTTTTGCCATTTAAGGTGGGATTTCGTCTATCAGCGACCACAACATTTAATTAGCAGAATGTCTAAGCACTTTAAAATTTTAATGATAGAAGAGCCGTTAGGTGAGGGTAAGGATGGAGAAAAAAGTGCTAATTTAATTAAAGTTAAGCCTCAGCTCTTTGTTTTACAGCCTAAGGTTAATACCATTGAAGATATCGCTGAGTTATTACCAAAATATATTAGAAATGAACAAATAGAAGTGGGTTGGTGTTATTCACCGTCATTTTATCCATTAGTGAATAAACTCACCTTTAATCATCTTATTTATGACTGTATGGATGAGCTGTCCTTATTTAAAGGTGCGCCTGACGCTCTGATTAAGCAAGAGCAATTATTACTTAAGAAAGCCGATGTTGTCTTTACCGGTGGTAAGTCACTTTATGAGTCTAAAAAGCAATTACATAATAATGTATTTTGCTTTCCAAGTTCAGTTGATGAAGCACACTTTGCTAAGGCAAAAGATATTATCGCTGTGCCACACGATATGAAGCAGATACCTAAACCTATAGTAGGGTATTTTGGTGTCATTGATGAGCGCATTGATTTTGAACTTATGGTAGCCGTCGCCACAGCTATGCCCCATATTTCTTTTGTGATGGTAGGCCCTTTAGCAAAAATTCATGACAGTGATCTTCCAAGACTCCCTAATCTGTATTATTTAGGGATGAAAACTTATGAAGAGCTTCCTACCTATTTAAGCCAGTTTGATATGGCTATGATGCCGTTTGCACTTAATGATGCCACTAAGTTTATCTCACCTACTAAAACGCTGGAATATATGGCGGCAGGTAAGCCCATTATCTCCACCCGCATTAAAGACGTTGAGCGTGACTATCACCACTGCGTCACTCTCATAGACAATGCCGATGACTTTAGTCGCGCGTTAGTGGCGATTGAAGAACAGTTAGAGAGTGAAAATAAAGATTACCATGAGGTGCTTAGTCGCACTTCTTGGGATAACACGGCAACGAATATGTACGACATCATTAAAGAGCGCACGTTATGA
- the glf gene encoding UDP-galactopyranose mutase, translating to MKQIDILIVGAGISGAVLAERYAAIGKKVLIIEKRDHIAGNCYDYLDANGILVSKYGAHLFHTDDEQVWEYVNQFNDWYPWEHKVIARVDDKSVPIPVNITTVNTLFNEKIENEDQMQRWLDSNRIAIEQPSNGEEAVLSKVGPVLYDKMFKHYTKKQWDKYPSELDAAVLNRIPVRTNYDDRYFSDKYQALPQGGYTKIFENMLDHPNIEVLLNTDYFEVKDQYTGYEKLFYTGPVDRFFDFKHSLSEKLEYRSINFVSETIDQAFFQENSVVNYPGQEVAFTRIVEYKHFGNQVTDKTTIVKEFTVDEGEPYYPVPNAKNQAIYERYQREAEQLKDIYFVGRLANYKYFNMDQAFKNALDLFYSLETPIQAVEPRLASV from the coding sequence ATGAAACAGATTGATATCTTAATTGTAGGTGCTGGCATTTCTGGCGCAGTATTAGCGGAGCGCTATGCTGCTATAGGTAAAAAAGTCTTAATTATAGAGAAAAGAGATCATATAGCTGGCAATTGCTATGACTACCTTGATGCAAACGGTATTCTTGTTTCTAAATACGGCGCTCATCTGTTTCATACTGATGATGAGCAAGTATGGGAATATGTGAATCAGTTTAATGACTGGTATCCTTGGGAGCATAAAGTTATTGCCCGAGTCGATGATAAAAGTGTGCCCATTCCGGTCAATATCACTACCGTAAATACCTTATTTAATGAAAAAATCGAGAACGAAGACCAAATGCAGCGTTGGCTTGATAGCAATCGTATTGCGATTGAACAGCCAAGCAACGGTGAAGAAGCGGTATTAAGTAAAGTAGGGCCCGTGCTTTATGATAAAATGTTCAAACACTATACTAAAAAACAGTGGGATAAATATCCTAGTGAATTAGATGCCGCAGTTCTTAATCGTATTCCGGTGCGCACTAATTATGATGACCGCTATTTTTCTGATAAATACCAAGCTCTTCCTCAAGGCGGTTATACCAAAATATTTGAGAATATGCTGGACCACCCTAATATAGAAGTATTACTTAATACCGATTATTTTGAGGTAAAAGATCAATATACAGGTTATGAAAAGCTTTTTTATACCGGCCCGGTCGATAGGTTTTTTGACTTTAAACACTCGCTATCAGAAAAACTCGAATACCGCTCCATTAACTTTGTAAGCGAAACCATAGACCAAGCTTTTTTCCAAGAAAACTCTGTCGTTAACTATCCAGGTCAAGAAGTGGCATTCACCAGAATTGTTGAATATAAACACTTTGGTAATCAAGTAACAGATAAAACTACCATTGTTAAAGAGTTTACCGTTGATGAAGGTGAACCCTACTATCCTGTCCCCAATGCTAAAAACCAAGCAATATATGAGCGCTATCAACGGGAAGCAGAGCAGTTAAAAGATATTTATTTTGTTGGTAGGTTAGCCAACTATAAATACTTTAATATGGATCAAGCCTTTAAAAACGCCTTAGACTTATTTTACTCCCTAGAAACTCCCATCCAGGCGGTTGAACCTAGGTTAGCAAGCGTATGA
- a CDS encoding SulP family inorganic anion transporter produces the protein MSNPVPPSRKKWTRFLPFLQWTPHVNGASLRADAQAGLTNAIIVLPQGVAYALIAGLPPEYGLYAAIVPAIIAALFGSSWHLISGPTAAMSIVVFTSVSPLATPGTAEFIALALTLTLMKGVFQLVLASARLGVLVNFVSHSVVIGFTAGAAVIIVVSQLQNLLGLTLHTKGTFTDNGWQVLRHVSDADLKSLAVGLTTLIACVLIKKLLPRWPNMLMALAIASGLAWLLDPRQEHIAMVGAIPASLPPLSMPDLSFSNISALSSGALAISLLGLVEASSIARAIAARSHQRLDDNQEFIGQGLSNVVGAFFSCYASSGSFTRTGVNFTSGARTPMAAIFASLFLLVILQLFSGITAWLPIPAMAGLLLVVAWNLIDFHHIKLIVRAAKSEASVLIVTFAATLLVALEFAIYAGVILSLVFYLKRTSHPRIVTILPVPNAKYPQFTNADKKRLPYCPQLRIIRIEGSLFFGAVNHVQEYLQSVREPRVLIVGNGMNFVDMVGAEMLLQEANRRRAIGGDLYLCNVKRGVLRMLNRNGILKELGRDHLFHNKGQAIHRIYEQLDAQICQTCTAKIFQECHIAPPGAKGQPITPPTPDKLAAMSEAITYKNLAPDKPDSVHIS, from the coding sequence ATGTCAAACCCAGTGCCCCCATCTCGCAAAAAATGGACGCGATTTTTACCATTTTTACAATGGACGCCGCACGTTAATGGCGCCAGCTTACGAGCCGATGCGCAGGCTGGCCTAACTAACGCCATTATTGTCCTCCCCCAAGGCGTGGCTTATGCCTTAATTGCGGGTTTGCCTCCTGAATATGGCTTATATGCCGCCATAGTGCCGGCCATTATCGCCGCCCTTTTTGGCTCATCTTGGCATTTAATTTCTGGCCCTACGGCCGCCATGTCAATTGTGGTTTTTACTTCGGTCAGCCCGCTCGCCACACCCGGCACTGCTGAGTTTATTGCGCTCGCATTAACGCTCACCTTAATGAAAGGGGTATTTCAATTAGTGCTGGCCTCAGCCAGGCTGGGAGTATTAGTTAACTTCGTTTCGCACTCAGTAGTGATTGGTTTTACGGCCGGTGCGGCAGTTATCATAGTGGTTAGTCAGCTGCAAAATTTATTGGGTTTAACACTGCACACTAAAGGGACTTTTACGGATAATGGCTGGCAGGTATTACGCCATGTATCTGATGCCGATCTTAAGAGTTTAGCGGTGGGGCTCACTACCTTAATTGCGTGTGTGCTGATAAAAAAATTACTGCCACGTTGGCCTAATATGTTAATGGCGCTAGCGATTGCCAGTGGCTTGGCGTGGTTACTAGACCCTCGCCAAGAGCATATCGCCATGGTGGGAGCAATTCCCGCCAGCTTACCTCCTTTAAGCATGCCTGACTTAAGCTTTAGCAATATCAGTGCTTTGTCCTCTGGAGCGCTGGCTATTAGTTTGCTGGGGTTGGTTGAGGCCTCTTCTATCGCCCGCGCAATCGCCGCTCGCTCTCATCAGCGCTTAGATGATAACCAAGAGTTTATTGGCCAAGGTTTATCCAACGTAGTGGGCGCGTTTTTCTCTTGCTACGCTTCCTCAGGTTCTTTTACTCGCACCGGCGTTAACTTTACCTCAGGTGCGCGCACCCCGATGGCCGCCATTTTTGCTTCTTTGTTTTTACTGGTTATTTTACAGCTCTTTTCTGGCATAACAGCGTGGTTACCCATTCCTGCTATGGCCGGTCTGTTATTAGTAGTGGCCTGGAACCTCATTGACTTTCATCATATTAAACTAATAGTGCGTGCAGCTAAGTCTGAAGCCTCGGTATTAATTGTTACCTTTGCCGCCACTCTATTAGTGGCGCTAGAGTTTGCCATTTATGCGGGCGTGATTTTATCCTTAGTCTTTTACTTAAAGCGTACCTCTCATCCACGCATTGTCACCATTTTGCCCGTGCCTAATGCTAAATATCCGCAATTTACTAATGCTGATAAAAAACGCCTGCCCTATTGTCCGCAGCTGCGCATTATTCGCATTGAAGGCTCGCTCTTTTTTGGTGCTGTTAACCATGTTCAAGAATACTTACAAAGTGTGCGCGAGCCACGAGTGCTTATTGTGGGCAATGGCATGAACTTTGTGGATATGGTGGGGGCAGAAATGCTCTTACAAGAGGCCAATCGGCGCCGTGCCATTGGCGGCGACTTGTATCTGTGTAATGTAAAAAGAGGGGTGCTGCGCATGCTAAATCGCAATGGCATTCTTAAAGAGCTGGGTCGCGACCATCTATTTCATAATAAGGGGCAAGCCATTCATCGTATTTATGAACAACTCGATGCTCAGATATGCCAAACCTGTACCGCCAAAATCTTTCAAGAGTGTCATATAGCGCCTCCTGGCGCTAAAGGTCAGCCAATTACGCCACCGACCCCAGATAAACTCGCAGCTATGAGCGAGGCGATAACATACAAAAATTTAGCACCAGACAAGCCCGACTCAGTCCACATAAGTTAA
- a CDS encoding universal stress protein produces MLPKIDKILYCTDLSKNAVFAFRYAVYLAQKTGADVHILSVLEQLPSDERLTLQSYIYNQSNSVEFLHQRLSFSQAQLQQRLSDFWQSLPVEEQGLAQKVLSCEVVEGNPKQTILEHADTLNCDLIVMGGHEKGWLQALLGSVAREVLKDSRIPTLIVPQPKE; encoded by the coding sequence ATGTTGCCAAAGATTGATAAAATTTTATATTGCACCGACTTATCAAAAAATGCGGTGTTTGCCTTTCGTTATGCGGTTTACCTTGCACAAAAAACCGGTGCCGATGTGCATATTTTAAGCGTATTAGAGCAACTCCCCAGTGATGAGCGCTTAACGTTACAGTCTTATATTTATAACCAAAGTAATAGCGTCGAGTTTTTGCACCAGCGCTTAAGCTTTTCTCAAGCGCAGTTGCAGCAACGCTTGAGCGATTTTTGGCAAAGCTTGCCTGTTGAAGAGCAAGGCTTAGCGCAAAAAGTGCTTAGTTGCGAAGTCGTGGAAGGGAATCCTAAACAAACAATTTTAGAACACGCCGATACTCTTAACTGCGACCTAATTGTGATGGGTGGCCATGAGAAAGGCTGGCTACAAGCGCTGTTAGGTAGTGTGGCGCGAGAAGTATTAAAAGACTCGCGTATTCCAACCCTTATTGTTCCCCAACCTAAAGAATAA
- a CDS encoding GntR family transcriptional regulator: MSSLSQLEPRPVKSSSNTQDDIVYEYIFDAILEQRLAPGTKLSEEALGEIFGVSRTIIRRALLRLSHEQVVSIRPNRGAVVAAPSVEEAKQIFAARRVVELAVIELAVKNATPQSLRRIRAMVQAEQDAFDRGDIGSGIRLSGEFHLELAQMANNLPLLNFQRSVVSQTSLIIAQYEVGHQAQCSFNEHDALLQAIEAGDPAQAVAMMKDHLDHIEGKLNLETESASTDLHVVFSDVVKKHASVRAN, translated from the coding sequence ATGAGTTCACTCAGTCAACTGGAGCCAAGACCTGTCAAGTCGAGCTCAAATACGCAAGACGATATTGTTTACGAATATATCTTCGATGCCATTTTAGAACAGCGCCTCGCACCCGGCACTAAACTAAGTGAAGAAGCCTTAGGTGAGATTTTTGGGGTCAGCCGTACTATTATTCGCCGCGCCTTACTGCGTCTTTCTCATGAGCAAGTAGTAAGCATTCGTCCTAACCGCGGTGCTGTGGTGGCCGCGCCTAGTGTGGAAGAAGCAAAGCAAATTTTTGCTGCGCGCCGCGTGGTTGAGCTGGCAGTGATTGAATTAGCGGTTAAAAACGCGACACCACAAAGTTTGCGCCGTATTCGTGCCATGGTACAAGCCGAGCAAGATGCTTTTGATCGCGGTGATATTGGCAGCGGCATTCGTTTATCAGGCGAGTTTCACCTTGAACTCGCGCAAATGGCGAATAACTTACCCTTGCTGAATTTTCAGCGCAGCGTAGTGTCGCAAACTTCCTTGATTATTGCTCAGTACGAAGTAGGGCACCAAGCCCAATGTTCTTTTAATGAGCATGACGCTTTGCTGCAAGCTATTGAGGCGGGCGATCCCGCACAAGCTGTCGCTATGATGAAAGATCATCTGGATCATATTGAAGGTAAGTTGAACTTAGAAACTGAGTCTGCTTCAACCGACTTACATGTAGTGTTTTCAGATGTGGTAAAAAAACACGCGAGTGTCAGAGCCAACTAA
- a CDS encoding amidohydrolase family protein has protein sequence MLRTIAEAYKIQQLQEHKLHPIKALYLATLGGARSLSLEDKIGNLSVGKEADFLVLDLHATPLMDARINNSTHLFEQLFVLMMLGDDRAISETYIFGQRQYQKTA, from the coding sequence ATATTACGTACCATTGCTGAGGCTTATAAAATCCAGCAACTTCAAGAACATAAACTTCATCCTATTAAAGCTTTGTATCTGGCTACTCTAGGTGGCGCCCGTTCACTTAGCTTAGAGGATAAAATAGGTAACTTAAGCGTAGGTAAAGAAGCTGACTTTCTGGTGCTCGACTTACATGCCACACCGTTAATGGATGCCCGCATCAATAATAGTACGCATTTATTTGAGCAATTATTTGTGCTGATGATGCTCGGAGACGATCGCGCGATTAGCGAGACCTATATTTTTGGACAACGCCAATATCAAAAAACCGCTTAA
- the guaD gene encoding guanine deaminase, which translates to MTQLHAYRAAILHSLGDPSQVGLEDSYAYYEDGLLVVDQGIISDIGPAEAVLARLAPHTAITEFSNKLITAGFVDTHIHFPQTEMIASYGEQLLDWLNNYTFPEEGKFSDPQHAQRVASFFLEELLRNGTTTAMVFGTVHKASVEAFFTESHKRNMRMIAGKVMMDRNGPDYLLDTPESSYSDSKALIERWHKKGRQLYAVTPRFAPTSTEAQLSMAGRLLQEYDDVYLQTHLSENKQEIEWVKSLFPERAGYLDVYDHFNLLGHRSVFAHAVHLEEAECQRMADTDSVISFCPTSNLFLGSGLLDLPRVEGHGIRVGLGTDVGGAPAFLYYVPLLRLIKSSNFKNINFILLKLCIWLL; encoded by the coding sequence ATGACGCAACTACACGCGTATCGCGCCGCTATTTTACATAGCTTAGGCGACCCCAGCCAAGTGGGATTAGAAGACAGTTATGCTTATTACGAAGACGGTTTGTTAGTCGTTGACCAAGGTATAATCAGTGACATTGGTCCTGCCGAAGCAGTATTGGCACGCTTAGCACCGCACACAGCCATTACCGAGTTTAGTAATAAACTGATTACCGCCGGCTTTGTTGATACTCATATTCATTTTCCACAAACAGAAATGATTGCCTCCTATGGTGAGCAATTATTAGACTGGCTTAATAATTATACTTTTCCTGAAGAAGGAAAATTTAGCGATCCCCAACATGCTCAGCGGGTCGCCAGTTTCTTCTTAGAAGAACTATTACGTAACGGTACTACTACCGCCATGGTGTTTGGTACCGTGCATAAAGCGTCGGTGGAGGCCTTCTTTACTGAGTCTCATAAGCGCAATATGCGTATGATAGCCGGTAAAGTGATGATGGATCGTAACGGTCCGGATTATCTGCTAGACACGCCTGAGTCTAGTTATAGCGACAGTAAAGCCTTAATTGAGCGCTGGCATAAAAAAGGCCGCCAACTGTACGCCGTCACGCCACGGTTTGCTCCTACCAGTACCGAAGCACAACTAAGCATGGCTGGACGTTTGCTGCAGGAATATGACGATGTCTATCTACAAACGCATTTATCGGAAAACAAACAAGAAATTGAGTGGGTAAAGTCTTTGTTTCCAGAGCGTGCTGGCTATTTAGATGTGTACGACCACTTTAATTTACTAGGCCATCGCTCTGTATTTGCCCATGCGGTGCATTTAGAAGAGGCAGAATGTCAGCGTATGGCTGACACCGACTCAGTGATCTCTTTTTGTCCTACTTCAAACCTATTCTTAGGCTCTGGTTTATTAGACTTGCCACGAGTAGAAGGGCACGGCATTCGCGTAGGCTTAGGCACAGATGTGGGCGGGGCACCAGCTTTTCTATATTACGTACCATTGCTGAGGCTTATAAAATCCAGCAACTTCAAGAACATAAACTTCATCCTATTAAAGCTTTGTATCTGGCTACTCTAG